One window from the genome of Hoplias malabaricus isolate fHopMal1 chromosome X2, fHopMal1.hap1, whole genome shotgun sequence encodes:
- the LOC136676198 gene encoding uncharacterized protein, which produces MEGIRVDHHCEVEETLNKRLSNRTIEYHTHNIGINGVMESDSGQYLCALHMDTSKTEKTNVKWKVIERVTVSVSKDKTPTTARTEKTPEETHEPVSVSKDKTSQSPETTRTEKTHEEKPEEREGSKLLSVYIAVPVLLCVLLVVVVVFIKKRRMISQGSQSAQKSCHSREDNVYTDCSPYAIGTGEEEHHFAPKKESSKMLDPGCKESTPALDPYSVVRLNSLYESGVAEHN; this is translated from the exons ATGGAGGGTATAAGGGTTGATCACCACTGTGAAGTGGAAGAAACACTGAATAAACGACTCTCAAACAGAACCATAGAGTATCACACTCACAACATCGGGATCAATGGAGTGATGGAGTCAGACAGTGGTCAGTACCTGTGTGCCTTACACATGGACACaagtaaaacagaaaaaacaaatgtaaagtgGAAGGTGATAGAAAGAGTTACAGTCAGTGTCAGTAAAGACAAAACACCTACAACAGCCAGGACTGAGAAAACACCTGAGGAAACACATGAACCTG TCAGTGTCAGTAAAGACAAAACATCTCAGTCACCTGAAACAACCCGGACCGAGAAAACACATGAGGAGAAACCtgaagagagagaag GTTCTAAACTCCTGTCTGTGTACATTGCTGTgcctgttttactgtgtgtccTGCTGGTGGTTGTAGTTGTGTTTAtaaagaagaggaggatgatCTCACAAG GGTCTCAGTCTGCACAGAAAAG CTGCCACAGCAGAGAAGACAATGTTTATACGGACT GTTCTCCATACGCCATTGGGACAGGGGAGGAAGAGCATCATTTCGCCCCCAAGAAAGAGTCTTCCAAGATGCTTGATCCAGGCTGTAAAGAATCCACACCTGCTCTTGACCCGTATTCAGTTGTTCGACTCAACAGTTTGTACGAGTCTGGTGTAGCAGAGCACAACTAA